The Arachis hypogaea cultivar Tifrunner chromosome 14, arahy.Tifrunner.gnm2.J5K5, whole genome shotgun sequence genome has a segment encoding these proteins:
- the LOC112742543 gene encoding probable sulfate transporter 3.3, with product MEPSSSSSINNNNNNCMEEVRMDVQYPPVVAPPHKSSLQKFKVKLKETLFPDDPMRQFKGQPFGTKIVLAAQYVFPILQWLPQYSLKLFKSDIISGITIASLSIPQGISYAKLAGLPPSFGLYSSFVPPLVYAVLGSSKDLAIGPAAITSLVLRSMLTQGVSATSQPQLFLQLAFTSTLFAGVFQAALGILRLGFIIDFLSKAILVGFMAGVAVIVSLQQLKSLLGITHFTKKMTIVDVLSSVFSNIHEWSWQTIVMGAGFLILLLLARQFSLKKPKYFWVSAGAPLLSVITSTAILFAIRGKHPAILVIGKLPEGVNPPSVKMLYFEATHLGLAIKTGIIVGILSLTESIAVGRTFAAIRKYKVDGNKEMIAIGLMNVIGSTTSCFASTGSFSRTAVNHNAGAKTAMSNIVMSVAVLVTLLFLMPLLHYTPHVVLGAIIVTAVIGFVDIPAAYRIWKIDKFDFVVMLTAFFGVIFISVEYGLALAVGLSILRILLQITRPKTVMLGNIPGTRLYRDLHHYNQATRIPGFLILSIEAPINFANITYLQQRTLRWIEEEEESMKDNSVFRFVILEMSAVSNIDTSGVSLFQELKSALETKHIKLALVNPLAEVIEKLTKADESDSFIREDYLFLSVGEAVGKLSSIMENSPSVTMQQEQPPYM from the exons ATGGAGCCTAGCAGCAGTAgtagtattaataataataataataattgcatGGAAGAAGTGAGAATGGACGTGCAGTACCCGCCAGTTGTGGCACCACCTCATAAGAGCAGCCTACAGAAGTTCAAGGTCAAATTGAAGGAAACTTTGTTCCCTGATGATCCAATGAGACAATTCAAGGGTCAACCATTTGGTACAAAAATAGTCCTTGCTGCTCAGTATGTGTTCCCTATTCTTCAATGGCTCCCTCAATATAGCCTCAAACTCTTTAAATCTGACATTATTTCTGGTATCACCATTGCTAGCCTTTCAATCCCTCAG gGGATTAGTTATGCTAAGCTTGCAGGTTTACCTCCAAGTTTTGGACTTT ATTCTAGTTTTGTTCCCCCACTTGTGTATGCTGTTCTTGGAAGCTCAAAGGACCTTGCAATTGGTCCAGCAGCTATTACTTCTCTTGTGTTAAGATCCATGCTTACGCAAGGAGTGTCTGCCACATCACAACCTCAACTCTTTCTTCAGCTTGCTTTTACTTCCACTCTTTTTGCTGGTGTCTTTCAGGCAGCTCTTGGTATTCTAAG GCTTGGATTTATCATTGACTTTCTATCAAAGGCCATACTTGTCGGATTCATGGCTGGAGTTGCTGTAATTGTATCTCTGCAGCAGCTTAAAAGTCTTCTTGGAATCACACATTTCACCAAAAAGATGACCATCGTTGATGTATTGAGTTCTGTTTTTAGCAATATTCACGAG TGGTCTTGGCAAACAATAGTAATGGGCGCTGGGTTCTTGATTCTACTACTACTAGCAAGGCAATTT AGCTTAAAGAAGCCAAAATATTTCTGGGTCTCAGCTGGAGCTCCTCTTCTGTCAGTAATAACGTCAACTGCCATACTTTTTGCAATTAGGGGTAAACATCCTGCCATTCTTGTT ATTGGAAAGCTTCCAGAAGGAGTAAATCCTCCTTCAGTAAAGATGTTGTATTTCGAAGCAACTCATTTAGGACTGGCCATTAAAACTGGGATCATTGTTGGTATTTTATCCCTCACT GAATCTATTGCAGTTGGAAGGACATTTGCAGCTATAAGAAAATACAAAGTGGATGGTAATAAGGAAATGATAGCTATTGGGTTGATGAATGTAATAGGATCCACCACATCATGTTTTGCTTCAACAG GATCATTCTCTAGGACGGCTGTGAACCACAACGCAGGGGCAAAAACAGCGATGTCGAACATAGTTATGTCGGTGGCAGTGTTGGTGACACTCTTGTTTCTGATGCCATTATTGCACTACACACCGCATGTGGTGTTGGGTGCAATCATAGTAACAGCAGTCATTGGCTTTGTTGATATACCTGCTGCTTACCGTATTTGGAAGATTGACAAATTCGATTTCGTTGTCATGTTGACTGCATTCTTCGGTGTCATTTTTATCTCAGTTGAGTATGGCCTAGCTCTTGCT GTTGGTTTATCAATCTTAAGGATCCTATTGCAAATTACAAGACCAAAAACAGTAATGTTGGGGAACATACCAGGGACAAGATTGTATCGAGATCTTCACCATTATAATCAAGCTACAAGAATTCCTGGTTTTCTCATTTTAAGCATAGAAGCTCCCATCAATTTTGCCAACATCACCTATCTCCAACAAAG GACTTTGCGatggattgaagaagaagaagaaagcatgaagGATAACTCAGTTTTTCGGTTTGTGATATTGGAGATGTCAG CTGTGAGCAACATAGATACAAGCGGAGTCTCACTTTTTCAAGAGCTGAAATCAGCATTGGAAACCAAGCATATTAAG CTAGCATTGGTGAATCCTCTTGCTGAAGTGATAGAAAAGCTGACAAAGGCAGATGAATCTGACAGCTTCATTAGAGAAGACTACCTCTTCTTGTCTGTTGGAGAGGCTGTTGGAAAACTTTCATCAATAATGGAGAActccccttcagtcaccatgcaACAAGAGCAGCCACCTTACATGTAA